One window of the Paenibacillus beijingensis genome contains the following:
- the csaB gene encoding polysaccharide pyruvyl transferase CsaB: MEARSEVRRIAISGYYGFRNSGDEAVLKSILLALEEEGREQGIRIEPVVLSSDPDWTSRMYGVEAAHRMRPAELLGAIRSCDGLISGGGSLLQDATGGMTIPYYTGVMKLAQLLGKPTFVYSQGVGPVNSRRMDPLIRHVMRRSAYVSVRDAESAQLLGRIGVPADRIEIVPDPVMGLPLPDEAAAAGAAPRGDAGAAESGAAAGSEAPAAGGGAQPGGPGARAAGAAAPDARPAAVPLVGVSLRHWRKDGADLARAAEALAALARRRAVRLRFLPFHSPGDAEASRQVMERLEALGAGGCSELAAPGHDPRQMLAEVSRCDLLFGMRLHALIYAANQSVPMIGLSYDPKIDAFLQRLGERPAGTTESLAAEPFADAAERLLDSGEEWRAVHAPAIAELKREARRPAQQIVQYLRHRTTR; encoded by the coding sequence ATGGAAGCACGTTCCGAAGTCCGGCGCATAGCGATCTCCGGTTATTACGGATTCCGCAACAGCGGCGACGAAGCGGTGTTGAAGTCGATTTTGCTGGCGCTGGAAGAGGAAGGCCGGGAGCAGGGCATCCGGATTGAGCCGGTCGTGCTCTCATCGGACCCGGACTGGACGAGCCGGATGTACGGGGTGGAGGCCGCCCACCGGATGCGTCCGGCCGAGCTGCTGGGGGCAATCCGCAGCTGCGACGGGCTCATCAGCGGCGGGGGCAGCCTGCTGCAGGATGCGACGGGCGGCATGACGATCCCGTATTATACCGGCGTCATGAAGCTGGCGCAGCTGCTCGGCAAGCCGACGTTTGTGTACTCGCAGGGCGTCGGCCCGGTGAACAGCCGCCGGATGGATCCGCTGATCCGCCATGTGATGCGGCGCAGCGCGTATGTTTCGGTGCGGGACGCCGAGTCCGCCCAGCTGCTTGGGCGGATCGGCGTCCCGGCGGACCGGATCGAGATCGTTCCCGATCCGGTCATGGGGCTGCCGCTGCCGGATGAGGCGGCAGCGGCAGGAGCCGCGCCGCGCGGCGATGCCGGCGCGGCGGAAAGCGGCGCAGCCGCCGGGAGCGAAGCTCCGGCGGCGGGCGGCGGCGCGCAGCCGGGCGGCCCCGGCGCGCGGGCCGCGGGCGCGGCTGCGCCGGATGCGCGGCCGGCGGCGGTGCCGCTGGTCGGCGTGTCCCTGCGCCATTGGCGCAAGGACGGGGCCGACCTGGCCCGCGCCGCGGAGGCGCTCGCCGCGCTGGCACGCCGCCGCGCGGTGCGCCTGCGGTTCCTGCCGTTCCACAGCCCGGGCGATGCGGAAGCATCGCGCCAAGTGATGGAACGGCTTGAAGCCCTCGGCGCCGGCGGCTGCTCCGAGCTCGCCGCGCCGGGACACGACCCCCGCCAAATGCTGGCGGAGGTCAGCCGCTGCGATTTGCTGTTCGGCATGCGGCTGCATGCCCTCATCTACGCGGCCAATCAATCCGTTCCGATGATCGGTTTATCGTACGATCCGAAGATCGATGCCTTTCTGCAGCGGCTTGGCGAGCGGCCGGCCGGCACAACGGAGTCGCTCGCGGCCGAGCCGTTCGCGGATGCGGCCGAGCGGCTGCTCGATTCCGGCGAAGAGTGGCGGGCGGTGCACGCACCGGCCATTGCGGAGCTGAAGCGGGAAGCGCGCAGACCCGCGCAACAAATCGTACAGTATTTGCGTCATAGAACAACGAGGTGA
- a CDS encoding DUF5693 family protein, with the protein MLHSWQQWNRAAKRWLWALTLIGVIAAIPLGATRWQMEKTSKQIEYVFDYSDLVQIASYQAQPAEFMAKQLERMKQAGIGTMSVYESRLDELETAGRLTLYDEREAALMQNRPLPAGQQFTYLLFAGDAEQAALQPLIERTFSASGIAYRAWTYAGQKGLVLETPFQNAVLKTMPPDPLALQTLHEQGFRILPRLSDRIRPYNQADTDAMLAEFKSLGVSRILFDGDAVKGFNDNADLRSLYGFGELLNKYGIGITAIEGLKKPQQGLNTLAYLTHYNVTRLYSLSDRDAAAMKPDAIVDRFLLAAKDRSIRMFYLNGAPSASLDKGGIVDPLDNLYKAIGGPDGAVQKLSSFGFPAGQAEPFERSAPGWNKYAKMVVCLGAVSLIALLVGAFFENLLLAAFALGLLGSAALYVLSTSILEQGLALGAGISAPTLGLIWAMNRVRAHTDGPRRYVGAGDWAARGEGGAAEADAAAANAPSMRKQIGLKWIFPGLSPGRRMLMAIMLFIVTALISMIGIPFVFGLLNNITYSLVLQQFRGVSLLHLAPIALVALYIILFTGQSAWVNLRKLLAMNITVLWVAAAGILGVAGLYYLSRTGNAGTASALELMFRNALEQTFGVRPRTKEFLLAHPVFLLGLFLALRYRAAWVLLIVGSIGQLSMVDTFAHIHTPLHISLIRILLGLGFGAVIGIVLIGIWQLAEAVWRRSLWKHVPKSGA; encoded by the coding sequence GTGCTTCATTCATGGCAGCAATGGAACCGCGCTGCGAAACGGTGGTTGTGGGCGTTGACGCTGATCGGCGTCATCGCCGCGATCCCGCTGGGAGCGACGCGGTGGCAGATGGAAAAAACATCGAAGCAAATCGAGTATGTGTTCGATTATTCAGATCTGGTGCAAATCGCATCGTATCAGGCGCAGCCCGCCGAGTTTATGGCCAAGCAGCTGGAGCGGATGAAGCAGGCCGGCATCGGGACGATGTCGGTGTATGAGAGCCGGCTCGACGAACTGGAAACCGCGGGGCGCCTGACGCTTTACGACGAGCGCGAAGCGGCGCTGATGCAGAACCGCCCGCTCCCGGCCGGTCAGCAGTTTACTTACCTGCTGTTCGCGGGCGATGCCGAGCAAGCCGCGCTGCAGCCGCTTATCGAGCGGACGTTCAGTGCAAGCGGAATCGCTTATCGCGCATGGACGTACGCCGGACAAAAAGGGCTTGTGCTGGAAACGCCTTTTCAGAATGCCGTCCTCAAAACGATGCCGCCGGATCCGCTGGCTTTGCAGACGCTGCATGAGCAGGGGTTCCGCATTTTGCCGCGCCTATCCGACCGGATCCGCCCTTATAACCAGGCGGACACGGATGCGATGCTGGCGGAGTTCAAATCGCTCGGCGTCAGCCGTATTCTGTTCGACGGGGATGCGGTGAAAGGATTTAACGACAACGCGGACCTCAGAAGCCTTTATGGATTCGGAGAGCTTCTCAATAAATACGGAATCGGCATCACGGCGATCGAAGGCTTGAAAAAACCTCAGCAAGGTTTGAATACGCTCGCTTATCTGACGCATTATAACGTTACGAGGCTGTATTCGCTTTCGGACAGAGACGCCGCCGCGATGAAGCCGGATGCGATTGTCGACCGTTTCCTGCTGGCCGCGAAAGACCGCAGCATCCGGATGTTTTATTTAAACGGCGCTCCATCCGCCAGTTTGGATAAGGGCGGGATTGTCGATCCGCTTGATAATTTGTACAAGGCGATCGGCGGGCCGGACGGGGCCGTCCAGAAGCTCAGCTCGTTCGGCTTCCCGGCCGGTCAGGCGGAGCCGTTTGAACGGTCTGCGCCGGGCTGGAACAAATATGCGAAAATGGTTGTGTGCCTGGGGGCGGTCAGTCTCATTGCTCTGCTCGTCGGCGCCTTCTTCGAGAACCTGCTGCTCGCCGCATTTGCGCTCGGGCTGCTCGGCAGCGCCGCCCTGTATGTGCTGTCGACGTCGATCCTGGAGCAGGGATTGGCGCTTGGGGCAGGCATCAGCGCGCCGACGCTCGGCCTTATTTGGGCGATGAACCGGGTGCGCGCCCATACCGACGGCCCGCGCCGTTATGTGGGCGCCGGAGACTGGGCGGCGCGCGGCGAAGGCGGCGCGGCAGAAGCGGACGCCGCCGCGGCAAATGCGCCTTCCATGCGCAAGCAAATCGGGCTGAAATGGATTTTCCCGGGGCTTTCCCCCGGCCGCAGAATGCTGATGGCGATCATGCTGTTCATCGTCACAGCCCTTATTTCGATGATCGGGATTCCGTTTGTGTTCGGTCTGCTGAACAACATTACGTACAGTCTTGTCCTTCAGCAGTTCCGCGGCGTAAGCCTGCTGCATCTGGCGCCGATTGCGCTGGTTGCGCTTTATATTATTTTGTTCACCGGGCAGTCCGCCTGGGTCAATCTGCGCAAGCTGCTTGCGATGAACATTACGGTGCTCTGGGTTGCGGCCGCCGGCATTCTCGGCGTGGCGGGCTTGTACTATTTGTCGCGTACGGGCAACGCGGGCACCGCTTCCGCACTGGAGCTGATGTTCCGGAACGCGCTTGAGCAGACGTTCGGCGTACGGCCGCGGACGAAAGAATTTTTGCTCGCGCATCCAGTATTTCTGCTCGGATTGTTCCTTGCGCTTCGATATCGGGCGGCCTGGGTATTGCTTATCGTAGGTTCGATCGGGCAGCTGTCGATGGTTGATACGTTTGCCCATATTCATACGCCGCTGCACATTTCGCTCATCCGCATTCTGCTCGGACTTGGATTCGGTGCCGTCATCGGCATCGTGCTGATCGGAATTTGGCAGCTTGCGGAGGCGGTATGGAGGCGATCGTTATGGAAGCACGTTCCGAAGTCCGGCGCATAG